The following are from one region of the Mesorhizobium sp. B2-8-5 genome:
- a CDS encoding thymidine kinase: MAKLYFHYATMNAGKTTMLLQASYNYRERGMSTMLLVAGHYCKGDTGLISSRIGLESEAEMFRGGDDLYARVAEHHRHAPVHCIFVDEAQFLEEEQVWQLARIADRLNIPVMCYGLRTDFQGNLFSGSRALLAIADDLREVRTICRCGRKATMVVRLGPEGKVAKQGDQVAIGKDVYVSLCRRHWEEEMGRAAPDDFIGFVSR, encoded by the coding sequence ATGGCCAAGCTTTATTTCCACTACGCGACGATGAACGCCGGCAAGACGACCATGCTTTTGCAGGCATCCTACAACTATCGCGAACGCGGCATGTCGACGATGCTGTTGGTCGCCGGCCATTACTGCAAGGGCGACACCGGATTGATCTCGTCGCGCATCGGCCTCGAATCCGAGGCCGAGATGTTCCGCGGCGGCGACGACCTCTATGCCAGGGTCGCCGAGCACCACCGGCATGCCCCGGTGCATTGCATCTTCGTCGATGAGGCGCAGTTCCTCGAGGAGGAGCAGGTCTGGCAGCTCGCCCGCATCGCCGACCGGCTGAATATTCCGGTCATGTGCTACGGCCTGCGCACCGATTTCCAGGGCAATCTCTTCTCCGGCTCGCGAGCGCTGCTCGCCATCGCCGACGACCTGCGCGAGGTGCGCACCATCTGCCGTTGCGGGCGCAAGGCGACGATGGTCGTGCGGCTGGGTCCCGAAGGCAAGGTGGCGAAACAGGGCGATCAGGTGGCGATCGGCAAGGATGTCTACGTCTCGCTCTGCCGCCGGCATTGGGAAGAGGAGATGGGCCGCGCCGCGCCCGACGACTTCATCGGTTTTGTCAGCCGCTGA